The window GCTCCATTTTCACGGGCCGGTCCACTGGACCGGCCCGTGCGGCTTTTCGGAGGCCTCATGGCGTCCACCCCGTCCGGCTTCGATCGGCGCGCGGTCGAACGTGCGATCGCGGAGCTCCTCACGGCGCTCGGGCAACACGCTGCGGACGAGCCCGAGCTGGCGGCGACGCCCGCCCGGGTCGCCGATCTTTACGAGGAAGTGCTGGCCGGGAATGATCGGTCCGCCGAACCCGAGCTCGTGACGTTCCCTCGACCCGGCGCCGAGCGCGGGTCGCCGGCCGACCTGGTGGTGGTGCGCGACCTGCCGTTTCACTCGCTGTGCGTGCATCACCTGGTGCCGTTCTTCGGGCGCGCGCACATCGCCTATCTGCCGGGTGAGCGGCTGATCGGAATCAGCGCCGCGGGACGGCTGCTCGAACTTTACGCTCGCCGGCTGCAGCTGCAGGAGCGACTCACCTCGCAGGTCGCCGACCACCTCGAGCGCATCGTGGCACCCCAGGGAGTGGCGGTGGTGATCGAGGCGCGACACCTGTGCATGGAGATGCGAGGGATTCGAAAGCCCGGCACGGTCGAGACGCGAACCCTGCGCGGCGTGCTCGCCGAGCCGCGCTGGGCGCCGTTCCTGCCGGCCCCCTCGATGCGCGACGCCTGAGGCGCGAGTGGCGAATGAACCGATCACGGTGTCGGTCGTGATCGCGACACGCGATCGGCCCGAACTGCTGCGCGATGCGCTCGCTTCGGTCGCGGCGCAATCGCACCCTCCGCTCGAGGTCTTGATCGCCGACGATCGCGACACGTCCGCCTCACCGCCGCCCCCGGCCGAGTCCGTGTCGCGCGACGTTTGGGCGATCGCTGCCGACCCCTCGCTCGCCCTCCTGGCGATTCGCGTCCTGCGCAGCGGAGGAGTCGGGGTCGCGGCGGCCCGCAATCGTGCCGCGCGCGAAGCGGGCGGCGTGGTGCTCGCGTTTCTCGACGACGACGATCGCTGGCATCCCGAGCATCTGACCGGGCTGGCGGCGGCATTCATCGATCCGGCGGTCGAGGTCGCGTTC is drawn from Candidatus Eisenbacteria bacterium and contains these coding sequences:
- a CDS encoding GTP cyclohydrolase I; this encodes MASTPSGFDRRAVERAIAELLTALGQHAADEPELAATPARVADLYEEVLAGNDRSAEPELVTFPRPGAERGSPADLVVVRDLPFHSLCVHHLVPFFGRAHIAYLPGERLIGISAAGRLLELYARRLQLQERLTSQVADHLERIVAPQGVAVVIEARHLCMEMRGIRKPGTVETRTLRGVLAEPRWAPFLPAPSMRDA